A segment of the Chrysiogenia bacterium genome:
AGCGCCCCACGTGCGGCCCCCACGACCAGAGCTGGCCGTAGAAGAAGAGATCGGCCAGCACGTTGGTCGGGCGCGTCGGCGACCCGAGCTGCACCCAATCGCGCATGAATGCGAGATATGCCGGAATCTCCGGGCGCGGATCAATGGCCCAGAAGCTCAGCGAATAAAGAAACACCGCGACCATCGGAAGCTGCGAGGCGGTCAGCAACACCCAGTCGCGCGCCTTGAGTTCCCCTCGCAGCAGCCAGACCAGCGAGATCGCCAGCGCGGCAAACCAGGGCAGCAACATGTAGCCGCCGCTCAGGAATCCAGAGAGCGAGACCGCGCCGAATGCGAGTAGCGTTTTCGTCTCGACCCTGCGGGTCTCGATCACCTGTGTTACGAGCAACGTGGCCAGCAAGGCAAAGAGCACGAGGAAGGCGTATTCCTCGGCCTGCCGCGCGATGGCCACGTGCATGGGCGAGAGCGTCAGCAGCGCCAGCGCGCCGAGCAGGGCACGACCGCCGAGGTAGCGACGCGCAAGCAGATAGAAGAGCGGGATGCACGCGGTGCTGCAGAGCGCCTGCAGCGCGCGCATGAAGAAGAAGCTGTGCCCACGCGGCCAGACAAAGCCCGAGAGCCAGGTGGTGAACACCGAACCGGCGTGCCCCACGGTGGCCTGTTCCCACAGGCTGGTATTGGGCTCGATCGCCCAGAGGATGCGGAAGGCCTCGTCGAGCCAGAGCTCGTGCCGGCCCAGCGCCAGGAAACGCACCAGCGCGCCGAGCACCGTGAGCGCGGCGACCTGAATCGTCAGCGCATTCTGCCGGGGTTGTTCGCTCATCGCGCCTCCCCCGGACAATAGAGGTGCGCAATGGACCAGAAACTCGAAACGAGTTTGTACCCGTACTGCCGCTCCAGCAGGGAGCGGAGCTCGCGGTGGGGGTCGCGCCATTGAATCCAGTGGAGTTCAATCAGGCAGGCACGCGCTGTGGCAATTTCATTGGCGGCGGCGGCGAATTCGCGCCCGCGCATCGGGGTAAGCACGTCGCGCCACCCCTCGGGCGTGAGTTCGGGATCGCGCCACACGCCGCGCAGCGGCGGCGAGTCCTTGCGCGCGCTCGGGCGGATGAGCGCCGCGAGCTCGCCCGGATGCACGTAGACCGTTTCGCCGGGCGCCACGTGTTCGGCTGCGGCATCCAGAATGCGGCCCTCCCACGACAGATGCACCGGATGAAAACCCGTCCACATCATGGCGAGCGAGAGCAGCACCGGCGGCAGATAGAGCACCGCCGCCGCCAGCCGCTGCGCCCTGCTCGCGGCGATCAGTCCGCTGGCAATCAGCAGGTAAAAGGGAAGCGAGGCCGTCGCGTAGGCGCGCGCGAAGTACCAGGGCTTTCCAAAGAACGAAAAGTAGATGAGCCCCATGAGCGCCGGGACGCCCACGCAGAGCCCGAGCACCGGCGCCGCCAGTTGAGATTCCTTGCGCAGCCTGCGATAGCCCAGCCAGGCGAGCGCAACGGCCCCGGCGCTCAGGAACACTTCGGCCGCGATCACGCCCAGGTGGCCGCGCGGG
Coding sequences within it:
- a CDS encoding glycosyltransferase family 39 protein; translation: MSEQPRQNALTIQVAALTVLGALVRFLALGRHELWLDEAFRILWAIEPNTSLWEQATVGHAGSVFTTWLSGFVWPRGHSFFFMRALQALCSTACIPLFYLLARRYLGGRALLGALALLTLSPMHVAIARQAEEYAFLVLFALLATLLVTQVIETRRVETKTLLAFGAVSLSGFLSGGYMLLPWFAALAISLVWLLRGELKARDWVLLTASQLPMVAVFLYSLSFWAIDPRPEIPAYLAFMRDWVQLGSPTRPTNVLADLFFYGQLWSWGPHVGRWVVASEFALALCLLYFLWRGHRSLREKGAPGVLPALSVLVFVLVNGAIFLKYSGLPFYFSRVYSPATFFLFILLAEGLRTSLREVAWGFSLLFAALVLLSTTALKLEVHPARPILFRNLIAEVAARSVKNPVYVHPGELADVIRLETRDSGLEFVGVWSDSFATPEATISLDERMSDEALRAWAGRVAQSGSCLLLIDYFVEGHDPDGVLRGALEKDYGYTLSKGTWAIPLYCPGETKEGG